The sequence below is a genomic window from Lolium perenne isolate Kyuss_39 chromosome 7, Kyuss_2.0, whole genome shotgun sequence.
acctatcttaggtgtaagggcggcatctggcttagtctttatttagtagattcgatctgttatggttgttccttgttcttcaaggattagtttgatatccatatggttaggccttgcaaacgggttgaatgatccagtagtgcgtaagggatggtttgctgatcctagaggagatgttccgggaatcaactctatgttggtttttaggccttgtctagggctggttttctattatctttcgtatctgccaggctcaattacgtgtaggatgttccggttatgtggtgaaaaccctagactgtcgtagattgatttaacttagtattgatcaagcaggaccaccatgttatcgtagatccaatacgaaccatgggtggatcggctccttgagccgattcacaggataacctgagagccgatcgaggctcggatttaatgtttacgtgtctgccatgcaggaaattaatcgaaacaatccatcaccttcctgaccaggtataggtcaggtggcacgcccttgcaccagccaggacgtgtgccggagttttgcgggccgttgcccgagggaccagggcccaccagcagttctggaagcctcccggctcttcgtgttgctcgtcgctgctcgccggtgggttttggtaggcAACAAGTCCGTGCGACAGATTTCTCATCGGCGGGAGCGGAAGCGGCCGCGAGGCGGATGGAGTTTGACCTGCATCCGCATCGCCGACCGGGATATATAGCGGTCGAGAGCGGTTTTGGGCTGTGGCCTGAAAAATATATCCGGGCCAGATCACCAATGCGATGTCTGGCCTGTCCAAAAAAACAGCATAAAACCTCATATAGGCCCGAATTGCTATACGAAAGCCGATATAGGGTGTCTGCTAGAgatgagcatctctagcagatcccCATATCAGCCTGCAAACGCCACTTCATGCCGATATGGGGGTTTCGGCCGTTTTTTTGGGCCAGACCCTGCATTGGCAGTTTTGCCTGGAAAACGGATCCAGGCCGCAGCCCAAAACCGTGAATTGCCCGCATATATGACGGTCGGTGAGGCGGATGGGGGCCAAACCCCATCCActcctccgcctctccgcctcCCGCCGATGTAAAGTCGACGCGCCGCCGGCGAGCAATCGAGCGTAGATCGAGCACCCCGAGCTCCGTCCGGCGAAGATGGTGGCGGGGAACGGCCGAAGCGGGCGCGGGGACGGCCAGATTGGCCACGGCGGGAGCTCCACCGGCGAGAGGGAGAAGACGGAGGAGGAGAAGCTGCGCTCCGACGCGGAGCGCATCCGCGGTAGCTACCGCTACCGTAACTACGGCGTCGCAGCGCCGCCCGCCTTCGCGAAGCGCGAGTCGGAGCGGTACCGTCGCGGATGCGCCTCCTCCCCTTCCACGGCCTCGTCATCCTCGGGGTCGAGCTCCCGCCAGCGCCCGCCGACGGTGTTGGTGGTGAAGATGGAGGTCGACGCGGAGCCGGAGCCGCCGTGCCTCCCGCAGTTCGCCCCGGGCGATTGCCTCGACGACGAGCAGTTGAAGCTCGTCCTCCCGCAGCTCGGCGTCAACGCGGGGCTCGCGTCGGGCAACTTCGTCGGGGATCGTGACCTCGACACGGTGGTCGGCCTCGTCGCGCGCTCGAGCTAGCAGGACGCGGACAAGGCCGCCGAATGGAGGCACATCGCCGTCGAGTAGGGGCGCGTCTTCgttgacctcgtcagcgacgaggAGTGAGGAGTCCGCTCCGACGCGCCGCCGCCACGGCACATGGCTCTGGTGAGTATCCCGGAGCCGATTTTGCTGCAATGTAGTGTTGTGATGGCGGATTTCAACGCAAATTAGGAAATTGTAGTTGCTTTTAATGTAATGTAGTTGAATTTAGGATCAATGCAAGCATGAACTGTCCGGTCGAACTGTTTCTTCCCCGTTTTGCGCGcgtttttttttaaaaatttgCAGTTTTATATGGCGTATCTGAATTGAATTGCGTTCGTGTTTTTCGAACCCAAATCCACGTTGGGTGTCCTGAATACGCGAATTTGGGGTTGCCGTGTCTACTAAAGATGCTCTAAGGAAATGGTCTCGCGAGGCGCTCAGAAGTCCAGGGGCCTCCCTACCACTCCCATTCCATACGGGCACATTCCAGCTCTGACATTTCATCGAATACCATGTAGGCTTTCAATATGCGACCGAACTGTAGGCGGGGACAGTGATGCACCGAAAATGAAGATCCTTGCGCATACTTCGCATGATTACTCAGCTCTacctttttcgataaagggaatatattaatatcaagaagataccaattacacccagcctctgcaacaacgcaccaccctaatggcactacggatgcacacagccaaaaacaagaaaagaaaactaagaaataaaagtcccgcaacagtatctcgggcctaacaacagcaatacatccaccgccaagacaacacctgaattgcagactaGTCCCCATTCTCAaaacaaatgcctccaccaaggacattgccaggcacaaccaattaaggccagaccttgggttttcaccctgaaaggtaggactctgcacttcacctgtgttgtcacccccactttcataccgctgctgtgaagcccgaaacaccaaacaagtccctcaacatcgcaaagacttgaacctcccttagctagtcctcccctctggccttcatgaaattctcttcttccgactttcatcatggatccatagtcacttgatgtcaatcaaagaaaaagagcttcgcgccgctccctccagaaccaatcggtcggaataaaaacatgggtgcgcacgaccgaatacctccgatccaacaaactccaggcaaaagcacggttacattcatcggcggatccttccggaactcaacactccggccagatcacgagtccaggcctccggtaggtcctcctcttcacgcaagagaggccctaggaccgccgcctttattcaggtcggacccccacgtcggcgaccatcccgggctggccactccaacccaccACCAGCGACATCGacgccggcttccaagctcctccatcATGCCGCCGGAAAGCGGTGATAGATCGatggatccaccaccaccaaccgcaggccgaccctctccgacgaagaagatggccacctccaccgtcgtacccaaggctgctgccccgggcgacctcgtggcGCGAGAGaaacccgagatcgcctccacacaCGGTCGAGAGGCGGGGGGAAAGTGGCGCAGATCATGGCCTGGCCGCTGCCCGCCACCAGCCCCTCCTGCGTGCTGCGGTGAAGATCCGACGGAAGGCAAGGGGCTGCCGCTTCTGGCCGTCGCGCAGAggtctggccgccgccgccgcccatcaccaAATCCGACCGGCCGCAGCGAGCGTCGAGGGATCCCGGTCGCCGTCCCAGCGCGGCAACAaggagaggccgccgccgccgccacgccccacgGCCTTTGCCCGgaggcgctaccggcggcggcggcggcggggtgtgtttagggtttgggaggggtgcggGAGGAGTTAGGTACTCAGCTCTACCTAACTGAGTACTCCAAATGCCAAGACTTTCATTAATACTACTGTTGGAAGCGGATCAGATGAGCAAATATGTTGAAATCCAACCACCCTGGAGACCCAAGTGATAGCCAACTGTTCATCAGTTACCAACGAACAGAGCATCTATATATTTATTTGGCCAACCTCGCCGCCATTAGATCACCATCAAATAAGCTAAGCTTAGTCCAAGCGAAATCTTTGAGGTGATCGATTGAGCTAGCACCTAGCAAACATGAAGCTCCCAGGTTTCTACCTACTTTCAGCCTTGTTCATGGGTTTCTTAGCCACCCAGCCGATCAGGATAATGGGCGCCAGTGGCGCTGCTGAGTCGTCGACGGCAGCACTGAAGAAATACAATGCGATGTTCACCTTCGGCGACTCGGTGGAGGAGACCGGCAACATATGCGCCGCCAGCAGCAACAAGACGGAACTCGACGTGCTCACCTGCACCCACCCGCCGTACGGCCAAACTTACTTCGGAAGGCCGTCTTGCCGGTGGTGCGACGGCCGTGTTGTCGTTGACTTCATCGGTAAATACATCGCCCGTTTAATTTGTTCCCTCAAATTACGGAGTAGTTTTTTTCTAATTATTATTACAGCATACATGGTATGCAGAATTGCAGACGTGCCCTGTGTCCACACTCACGCCACACAAATTAATACTACCTCTGGTCACATTTAATTGACGCGAGCCAACACTACTTGCATGCTAGGATTAGTACCACTCTGCGTCAATTTAATCCGAACGGAGGGAGTACGCATTTAAAGAGCATCATATAGTTTCAATTTATACACAAAAGCAACCAGTTTGATCTCTTTTTTTTATATGTAACCATTTTgatcaacaaaaagaaaaatactTCGCTATGGATGAACATCCAATTGCTTATTTTAATGGACATGTCCTCCAACGGTATGTAGAGCCTATTGGGAGTTGAGCCTATGCGTGTTAAAGTTTGTAAGGTATATATGTTGCCCATAAGCCATAACTCGACCGTTTACTTGATTCTTAATCAAGCTCCGCAGGTAGTATGTTTCACATTATTAAGCTTTTTGTTTGAAATTATGCAAGTGCGCTACACTATTCACAATGTGACATTGACAATGAACATGGCTAATTATGGGATATTCAAATAATTGGAATTTGCTATCAAATTTATTTTCTGATGCATATAAAAGTGATTTTTTTTTTCGGTGCAAGGCTATCTGGCAGATAACATCTTGGCCGTCAGCTTCAGACAAACCTAACTTCGTATGGACTAATTATCTAGCCCTTCTATTACTTTATTTCGAAACTTGCATTTTGGACTTGTACCCTTCCCTTTTATTCTATTTTAGAATGTATGAAAAAATCAAACTTTTAAAATTCTCCCCTTTTGGAACTTTTGAATTCTTGGAAATTTGAAACACATGCCAATGGATAAGAAATTATTTTGATTTTTATCTATTGTCACAACAATTATTTTTTGTCTCTTGGCCATACAGCACAAGCACTTGGGCTCCCATTGCTCCCAccatccaaagaaaaaggcaaagatTTCCGGCGCGGCGTGAGCATGGCTATAACTGGCGGCACGGCCATGAACTTCTCCTTCTACAAATCTCTGGGCATCGAAGATCCGGTGTGGAACCATGGCTCACTAGACACACAGATCCAGTGGTTTAAAGATTTGATGCCCTCCATATGCGGGACAGAACTAAGTGAGCACCCATTCTAAATTTCTAAGGTCCTTTTCATCTGATTTTTCTACTTACAAGTAAGTAGTAAGTCTAAGTTAAGTTTTCATAGGGCTCGTTTTTCTCTCATTGTTTGGGCTGGAACCAAGGAATTTATATGTGATTCCGAGAATTAACTTGTAGTTTGGCTGCCATGGAATTGGTATATAAGTTCAGTTGAGAATTTCATGGATTTTATCCCTTGCCTAACTTTAATTCCTCTTGGTACCCTTGTCCTTCCTGTAAATTTATCAAATACAATGATATTATCAAACGAGCTCTtaggttttattttattttatttcatttcTGTAAATGAAAAGATGGGGGCCAAACGAGCTCTTAGGTTTTTCCCCTCTGAATTGTTCAACTTGTTTCATGTAGGTTGCAAAGGATTCCTGGGGAAATCGCTATTTATGTTCGGTGGATACGGAGGAAACGACTACAACGTCCTGCTGCTTGAGGTTGGCCTGACACCAGAGCAGGCAATGAAGCACACCCCAAAGATTGTCAACGCCATCGCTAACGGAGTCGAGGTCTCCACATAACCATGAGCGCATAAATTAACTGCATGTTTTAGAAATATCCACTTGTACTGATATCACACCCATTTCTCTGAGTAGAAACTGATCGCGCTTGGCGCCGTTCACATCGTCATCCCGGGCATCTTCCCCACGGGCTGCCTCCCGATCTTCCTGTCCCTCTTCGGCGACGCTGCCGGCAAAGCCGACTTCGACCGGACCGGCTGCCTCAAGCCCTACAACCGCCTGACCGATTACCACAACATGTTGCTCCGGACGCAAGTTCAAGCCCTTCAAAGGAAGCACTACAACTCGACGAGGCTCATGTACGCCGACTACTCTGGGCTCATGTACAGGGTAGTTCAGGAGCCTGAGAAGTTTGGtgagtttcttttctttttctgctgAAATGTTTTGGGAAATTTCTGAATAATTTGTTTGTTGAATGTGTTCTTCTATATCCATCGATCTGTAGGGTTTAGCAATCCGTTGGAGGCGTGCTGCGGCGCGGGAGGGGGGAAGTACAACTTCGACGTCACTGCGAGGTGCGGCATGGAGGGGGCGACCGTCGCGTGCAAGGACCCGTCGGCGCGGCTGAGCTGGGACGGCATCCACCCGACGGAGGAGCTTAACAAGGTGATCGCCGGCGCACTGCTCAGGGGCCCCTACTGCACCCCACCAATCCTCGGCTGAACGGATCGTCCATGGCTCGTACGGACCAGAACTGAAAACTTGTGATCGAACACGAACAGGCTGGAAATAAAAGGTGTCGAGAAGGACCAGCTGCAATGTAGGACGATTGATATACACTCAGACAATCATCAGTTTGTGTTGTGTGAGCTCTTGAAGAACTTGTAGTGGCTAGAGGGCATTGCAATTCACTACTCACAATATGTCTTTTGTTTTGACCCGACTTGCCCGAACTCTTCGATTGATGTGATGTGGt
It includes:
- the LOC127313653 gene encoding GDSL esterase/lipase At5g45910-like encodes the protein MKLPGFYLLSALFMGFLATQPIRIMGASGAAESSTAALKKYNAMFTFGDSVEETGNICAASSNKTELDVLTCTHPPYGQTYFGRPSCRWCDGRVVVDFIAQALGLPLLPPSKEKGKDFRRGVSMAITGGTAMNFSFYKSLGIEDPVWNHGSLDTQIQWFKDLMPSICGTELSCKGFLGKSLFMFGGYGGNDYNVLLLEVGLTPEQAMKHTPKIVNAIANGVEKLIALGAVHIVIPGIFPTGCLPIFLSLFGDAAGKADFDRTGCLKPYNRLTDYHNMLLRTQVQALQRKHYNSTRLMYADYSGLMYRVVQEPEKFGFSNPLEACCGAGGGKYNFDVTARCGMEGATVACKDPSARLSWDGIHPTEELNKVIAGALLRGPYCTPPILG